The Ornithinimicrobium sufpigmenti genome includes the window GTGCTCTACCCGGTGGCCGCCTGGCAGTGGCCTGACCTGCTGTTCCTGGCCCCCGCGATCGCGCTCGGCTGCGCGCTGCCCGCCATCCTGCGGGGCGACACCACCCTGGGCGTGGAACGCGCGGCGTTCACCGCCTTCGCCTCGATCTGGCTCTGCTGGTCCCTGGCTCACCTCGTGGTGCTGTGGGAGGACGCCTTCGTGGTGGTCTTCGCCGCGGCCGCGGCCGACGTCGCCGCCTACGTCGGCGGCAAGAGCCTGCGCCGCTTCCGCTGGGCCGCGCGCCCGTTGTCCCCGCTCTCGCCCAACAAGACGGTCGGTGGCCTCGTCGGGGCCGTGCTGGGCGCTGTGCTCATCCTGCTCGTGCTCGGGGAGCTCGGCGTCGGGATGGTGGTCGCGGTGGCCGTCGGCGGAGTGCTCGGCGACCTGCTGGAGTCGATGATGAAGCGGCGCGCCGGGGTCAAGGACGCCGGGGCCTGGCTGCCCGGCTTCGGCGGCCTGCTGGACCGCGTCGACTCCCTGCTCGTCGTGCTGCCGCTCGCGGCTGTGCTGGGATAGGCCCATGACGAGGCCCATGACAAGGGGGATCTGGGCGGCGCGGGCCAGGCACGTGCTGTGGCGGGCGCTGTCCACGCTGGTGGGCGGGGTGCGGATCGGCGGCAGCGTGGCTCCTGGTCCGAAGGTGCTGGTCGCCAACCACACCTCGCACGCGGACACCGCCGCACTGCTCGCCGCTCTCCCGCCGTCCTGCCGGCCGAGGTTCGTCGCAGCGCAGGACTACTGGTTCGACCGACCCTGGCGACGTGCCGTGGTGACCACGCTCGTCGGGGCCCTGCCGGTCGCCCGCACCGGCTCGGGCTATGACGCGCTGCGCGACGCCGCCCGCCCTGTCCTGGCCGACGGGGGGAGCGTGGTGATCTACCCCGAGGGCACGCGCAGCGCCCCCGGCACACCCGTGGGGGAGTTCCGCTCCGGGGCGCTGCGGCTGGCCGCGGACCTCGGCGTGCCCCTCGTCCCCGTCGGCATCAGCGGCACCGGACGGGTGCTGCCCAAGCACGGCCGGCTACGGCCAGAAGGAGTGGTCCTGCGCTTCGGCGAGCCCCTCCCGGCCACGCAGTGCCGGGACACGTCCCCGGAGGTCGTCCGGGCCGCCGTCCAGGCGCTGCGCGACGACAGCGAGGCGGTGCCGAGGCCCGACTCCCGGCTCTACACCTGGCTGGAGCGGCGCAGCGATGCCCAGCTCATGGGCGCCGGCTTCCTCTGGGGCGCGGCCGAGGCGCTGACCTGGCCGGTCATGGCCGAGGTGTATGTGGTGGCGGTCGGCGCGGCGCAGCCCGCACGGGCCGGGCGGGTCGCCGCCTCCGTGGCGGCCGGGTCGGTGGCGGGCGTCGTCGGCCACACGCTGCTGGCCCGGCGCGGGGTCCGCCTGCCCGCTCCGCTGACCCGGCCCCGCATGCACCGCAGGGCCCGCGCGGACCTGCGCCGGTGCGGACCGGCCGGGATCTGGCGGCAGTTGTTCAACGGCGTCCCGGTCAAGGTCTACGCGGCCGCAGCGGGGGAGCTGGGTACACCCTTGGTGCCGTTCGCGCTGCATACCGCCGGCGCCCGGCCCGCACGGATGGCGATGGCGGCTGCCGTGGTCGTGGTGGCCGGGAGGTGGGCGCACCCGCTGATGCGGCGCCGCTACCCCGAGTTCCTCATCGTGGGCTCGGCGTTCTTCGCCGAGGGCCTGCACCAGGTCATCCGGCGCTGGCGGTAGGACGGTAGGGGCGGCAGGGGCGGCGAGGAGCATGCTCAGCGCAGGCGGAGCACGCCGCTGTCCGGCGGTGGTGGGGACGGCTGACCGTCCGGCCCGAACGGTTGCACCCCCGCTTCCGTGCGCGCGGTGTCGGCGCTGGTGCGCCAGGTCGTCGGGAAGGTGGCCCGGGCAGCGACCCGGGTGAGCGAGACGTCGTCGAGGGGACGATCGGAGGCGACCACGACGACGTTGCCATAGCGGCGGCCCTTCGCCACCTCCCGCAGCACCAGCAGCCCCACGTGCGGCAGCGCCGTGCGCAGGGTCGCGGTGAACCGGGCCAGCCAGCGCAGGCCGGGCTCGTCGGCGGCGTTGACGACCAGCAGGCCGCCCGGGGCCAGGATTCGGGCCACCTGCCCGGCCCACCAGGTGCCGGTCAGCCGGGCCGGGACCTGCCCCTCGGCATACGCGTCCTGCACGACCACCTCCGCCGAGCCCTCGCGCAGCGTGGTGATCCCCTCCTCACCGCTGACCGGCCTTACCCGGATCCGGTGGCCGCGCGGCAGCGGAAGCTCGCGGCGGACCAGCTCGGTCAGGGCGACGTCCGGCTCCAGCACGATCTGGGGGGAGCCCGGGTGGACGCGGTGGATCCAGCGGGCCAGGGTCAGCCCGCCGCCGCCCACGTGGGTGGTCGCCAGCGGTGCCGGGTCCGGGCGCAGGGCCTGCAGGACGAGGCCGATCTGCTCGACGTACTCGAAGACGAGCAGCAGCGGGTCGTCGGGATCGACGTAGGACTGGGCGTGGCCGTCCCGCATGACGGTCGCCCCGCCCCGCTCGTCCCAGACGATGGACATCGGCAGGTCAGGAGTCGCGCTCAGATGTCGCGGAAGGTCTGGATCTGGGCGCCGAGGGCGTTGAGCCGCACGGCCAGGTCCTCGTAGCCGCGGTTGATCACGTAGACGTTGCGCAGCACCGAGACCCCGGGGGCGGCCAGCATCGCGAGCAGGATCACCACGCCGGGGCGCAGCGCCGGCGGGCACATGATCTCCCCGGCGCGCCACCGGGTCGGGCCCTCGATCATCACCCGGTGCGGGTCCATCAGGTGGACCTTGGCGCCGAGCGTGGTCAGCTCGGTGAGGTAGATCGCGCGGTTCTCGTAGACCCAGTCGTGGATGAGCGTCGAGCCCTGCGCGCAGGCGGCGATGATGGCGAAGAACGGCAGGTTGTCGATGTTCAGGCCGGGGAAGGGCAGCGGGTGGATCTTGTCCATCGGTGCCTTGAGCGGCCCGGGCCTGGTCGTCAGGTCGACCAGGCGGGTGTGGTCGTTGGCGGAGCGGTACTCCTCGGTGAGGTCGTACTCCATACCCATCGTGTCCAGCACCGCGAGCTCGATCTCCATGAACTCGATCGGCACCCGGCGGATGGTGATCTCGCTGCCGGTCACGACGGCGGCGGCCAGCAGGCTCATCGCCTCGATGGGGTCCTCGGAGGGGGCGTACTCGATGTCCTGCTCGATGTGCTCCACGCCGGTGACGGTCAGGGTGGTGGTGCCCAGGCCCTCGATCTGCACCCCCAGCTCGCGCAGGAAGACGCACAGGTCCTGGACCATGTAGTTGCTGGAGGCGTTGCGGATCACCGTGGTGCCCCGGTAGCGCGCCGCGGCGAGCAGGACGTTCTCGGTGACGGTGTCGCCGCGCTCGGTGAGCACGATCGCGCGGGTCGGCCAGACCGTGGTGTCGACGGTGGCGTGGTAGGACCCGGTGGTGGCGGTGACCTCGAGGCCGAACTGCCGCAGGGCGGTCATGTGCGGCTCGACGGTGCGGGTGCCGAGATCGCAGCCGCCGGCGTAGGGCAGCTCGAAGGTGTCGAACTCGTGCAGCAGCGGGCCGAGGAACATGATGATGGTGCGGGTCCGGCGTGCGGCCGTCTCGTCCATGGCGGCCAGGTCGATCTTCTCCGGCGGCACGATCTCCAGGTCCGAGGAGTCCGGGAGCCAGCGGATCTTGAAGCCGATCGAGGTCAGCACCTCGGTGATCCGGTTGACCTCCTCGATCCGGGCGAGGTTGCGCAGGGTGGTGCGGCCCTTGTTGATCATCGAGGCGCACAGGAGCGCGACCGCGGCGTTCTTGGAGGTGCGCACGTCGATCTCGCCGGAGAGCTTGACGCCGCCGGTGATCCGCAGGTTCTGGGGCACGCCGGAGGAGACCTGGACGATCTCGGAGTCCAGCTTCTCGCCGATGCGGGCGATCATCTCCAGCGAGAGGTTCTGCTTGCCCTGCTCGAAGCGCGCGACCGCGCTCTGGCTGGTCCCCAGCAGCTCGGCCAGCTCGGCCTGGGTGAGGTTCTTGTGGCGGCGGGCGTCACGGATGAGCGCGCCGATCCTGCTGAGGTAGCTTTCGGTCATGGTCGACAACTCTAGATCACATATATGAGATAACCATGTGAACGGGGCCGGGCCGCAGAGGCGTCCGGGCTAGGGGTGGCGCTCCACCGCGCTGACCAGCAGCGGGACCACCAGCTCGCGCTGCCAGGGCCGCGCGCCCTGCTCCGCCGCGGCGGCGTCCAGGCCCTCGGCGTCGCGCTGCGCGGGTGGGCGCCAGAGCAGCCGCCGCACGGTGTCGGGCTGCATGAGGTTCTCCACGGGAATGTCGACCTGTTCGGACAGCTCGACGAGCCCGGCCCTCACCTGGGTCAGTCGCGCGGCGGCCTCGGGGTCCCGGTCCGCCCAGGCCCGTGGCGGTGGTGGGCCTTCTCCGCGCTTCGTCGGCTCCGGCAGCTCCTCCTCCGTGAGTTCCTGGGCGGCGCGGATCGCGCCCAGCCACGCGCGCTGGTGCCGCAGCAGCCCCTGCTCGGCCCGCCGCTGCCGGCTGTGCGAGCGCTCGGCCCGCTCCGGCGCCAGGTCGGTGGCGTGCACCGGCTGGCGCAGCGCGAGGTCGACCAGCGTGCTGTCGGGCAGGACCCGCCCGGGGGAGACGTCGCGCTCGCGGGCGATGGCGTCCCGGACCTGCCAGAGCTCGCGCAACGCCGCCAGCGCGCGGGGCTTGCGCAGCCGGTGCATGCCGGAGGTGCGTCGCCAGGCGTCCGGGTCGTCGGGGCCGGGGGGACCGGTGAACCGGGTCAGCGCGTCGAACTCCTGCCGCGCCCACTCCAGCTTGCCCTGCTCGGCCAGGTCCCGCTCCATCCGGTCGCGCAGGTCGACGAGCAGCTCGACGTCGAGCGCGGCGTACCGCAGCCAGGGCTCGGGCAGCGGTCGGGTCGACCAGTCGACGGCGGAGTGCTCCTTGGCCAGGGTCACGCCGAGGTAGTACTCCAGGACCGCCGAGAGCCCTACGCGGGGCAGGCCGGCCAGCCGCCCGCCGAGCTCGGTGTCGAACAGCTGCGTCGGGCGCATGCCGACCTCGGCCAGGCAGGGGATGTCCTGGGTCGCGGCGTGCAGGACCCACTCGGTGCCCTCGAGCGCGTCGCCGACGGCGGTGAGATCCTCGAAGGCGACCGGGTCGATGAGCAGGGTGCCGGCGCCCTCACGGCGCAGCTGGACGAGGTAGGCACGCTGCCCGTAGCGGTAGCCGGAGGCGCGCTCGGCGTCGACGGCGACCGATCCCGCGCCGGAGCGCAGGGCGCCCAGCGCCTCCTGCAGGGCCGCTTCGGTGTCGACGACGCGGGGGACACCCTCGGCGGGCACGTCCAACGGTTCGAAGTCGCTGCTGGGATCGGCGTCCAGCGCCGGATCGACCGCCATCAGCGGCGCGTCCCGGAGAGCGCGACGACGCCCTCCGGCAACGGGGGCAGGCCGGCGAGCGTGCAGAGTAGGTCGCCCCAGGCCCCCAGGGTCGCAGCCAGCTCGGCGGGCTCGCGGTCGGGGGTCAGGACCGGGGTCCAGGACGCCCGGATCTCCAGCTCCACGCTGGGCTCCCGGTCGGCGAGCGCCCCGAAGCTCTCGGACGTGACGCAGGTGACGGTGCCTGCCGGGGCGGTGTACGCCAGGCCGGCCTCGTCGAGGGCGTCGATCAGCCAGGACCAGCCGGCCTGCCCGGCGAGGGGGTCGTGCCCGACCTCGGGCTCCATCTGGGCCTTGGCGTAGGTCACCGCCCGCCAGGTGCCCTCCCACGGCTCGGGCCCCTCGGGGTCGTGCAGCAGGACGAACCGCCCGGTGGCGGCCGCATCGTCGTCGTCGGTGAGGTGGGAGGGGATGACCTCGCCGGAGAGCGCGACCGCGTGCGGCGCCAGCCGCGAGGGCGCCGGCACCTCCTCCAGCACCAGCTCCGGGCGGACCTGCGCCTCGCGGATCCCGGCCAGGGCCCGGGTGAAGAGGGTGTCCTCCGGCGCGACAGGCGTGCCCGCCGACCGCTGTCGGGGGCGTGCGTCACTGATCCGGCTCACCACGCGTCCCACAGTAGGCCGGTTCGGCGCCCTCCGGCAGGATCGCAACGCCGACACGCGGGCCGGGCGCGAGTGACCCGGTCGGGCCGCCAGGGCCGGGCCGCACGACGCCGGGCTCCCTGCGCGCGACGTGGGATCAACGTTGTGCTGGGGACTCACCCCTGCGCGCGATGTCTCCGCGGCACAAGGTGGGACCCAGGTTGTGCGCGCCGGGGAAGACCCAGGTGATGGGGGGACGGAGGCTCACCCGTCGCTCTGGAGCAGGGACCAGCACTCGTCGTCCCACCAGGCCCCGCCCTCGGGTGCCAGCACCGCCGCGCGGTCCACCCCGTCCAGGTGGAACCCCAGGCGGCGCAGCAGCGCCGACGAGGGCCGGGCCGCCGCGAACACGCGGGCGGTGATCCGACGGACGCCGCCGGCGTCGAGGACCAGCTGCACGACCTCGCCCACCGCCTCCGTCGCCAGCCCCCGGCGCTGATGGTCGGGATGCAGGGCGTAGCCCAGACCGGCGTCGACCTCTTCCGTCACGGCGGGTGACATGGCCGAGGACCGCCGGAACCACAGCCGCATGTCGCCGATCACCTCGCCGCCGAGCTCGAGCGCCACGCTCAGCGCGGCCGGGTCTCCGAGCCACCTGTGGACCAGGTCCCGCGTCCCGTCCGGGTCGAGCGGGGGATGACCGAGGTAGCGCGTCACCTCCGGCAGCGAGCGGTAGGCGTGCACAGCCTCGATGTCAGCCAGGGTCAGCTCGCGCAGGACGAGCCGGGAGGTATGCCGTGGCAGTGCACCCACGATCCGGGCGCGGGCCGCGGCCACCGGTACCGGCGCGGCAGACGAGTCGTCAGAGGCGGAGGAAGGAGACATCGTTCCCAGTGTCGCAAGCGCCCCATGGGAGACTCGAAGGGTGACCATTCCCGTGCAGCAGACCAGCCCGACCTCGCCCGCCGACAGCCCTCTGGTGCGGGCCGCCCGCCGGCAGGAGGTGCCGCATACCCCGGTGTGGTTCATGCGCCAGGCGGGCAGGTCGCTGCCCGAGTACCGCACACTGCGCGAGGGCGTGCCGATGCTCCAGTCCTGCCGCACGCCGGAGCTGGTCACCGAGATCACCCTGCAGCCCGTGCGGCGGCACGGGGTCGATGCGGCGATCTTCTTCTCCGACATCGTCGTGCCGCTGCAGGCGGTGGGTCTGGACCTGGACATCGTCCCCGGCACCGGCCCCGTCGTCGCCGAGCCGGTGCGCACCCGGGCCGACCTCGACCGCATCCCCGAGCTGACGCCGGAGCACATCCCCGACATCGCCGAGTCGGTGCGCCTGCTCGTCGCCGAGCTGGGCGCCACCCCGCTCATCGGCTTCGCCGGGGCGCCGTTCACCCTGGCCTCCTACCTCGTCGAGGGTGGCCCGTCGAAGAACCACGAGCGCACCAAGGCGCTCATGCACGGCGACCCCGAGCTGTGGCACGACCTGTGCGCCCGGCTGGCCCAGATCTCCCTCAGCTTCCTGCAGGTCCAGGCCGCGGCCGGGGCCAGCGCGGTCCAGCTGTTCGACTCCTGGGCGGGGTTCCTGTCCCGGTCCGACTACGAGCGGTACGTCCTGCCGCACTCCCAGCGCGTCCTGCAGGACTTCGCGCAGGCGCACCCGGACGTGCCGCGGATCCACTTCGGCGTGGGCACCGGGGAGCTGCTGCCGCTCATGGCCGACGCCGGCACCGAGGTGATCGGCGTCGACTACCGGGTCAGCCTCACCGACGCGCTGGAGCGCACCGGCAGCCGGTATGCGGTGCAGGGCAACCTTGACCCCGCCCTGCTGTTCGCCCCCTGGGAGGCGCTGGAGCGTCGGGTCCGCGAGATCGTCGCTGAGGGGCAGGCGGCTCCGGGGCACATCTTCAACCTCGGGCACGGCGTCCTGCCGCACACCGACCCCGACGCCCTGACCCGGGTCACGGCGCTGGTGCACGAGCTCACCGGCTGAGGCGGGACTGCTGCGCGGAGGGTCCCGACCGCGCTACGTTGGCGCTCTGCCCAGGCCCGGGAGGCATCGTGAAGCTGCTGCTGACATCCGGTGGCGTGACGAACGCGAGCATCCACGCCGCGCTGGAGGCGCTGCTCGGCAAGGCAGTAGGGGAGGCGCACGCCCTCGTCGTGCCGACGGCCCAGTGGGGGCACCCGCAGTGCGGGCCGGCGTCGGTGCGCGGACTGGTCGCCGCCGAGCCGTCCTGGCAGCACTTCACCGGGTTGGGGTGGGCCTCCCTCGGCGTGCTGGAGCTCACGGCGCTGCCGACCGTGGGCGCCGAGCGCTGGGAGCCCTGGGTCCGGGCGGCGGACGCGCTCCTCGTGGACGGCGGCGACGCGACATACCTGCACCACTGGGTGCGGGAGTCCGGGCTGGCCGAGCTGCTGCCCAGCCTTCAGGACACGGTCTGGGTCGGGGTCAGCGCCGGCAGCATGGTGATGACGCCCCGGATCGGTGACGACTTCGTGGAGTGGGCCGGTGCGCCCGACGACCAGACCCTGGGTGTCGTCGACTTCTCGATCTTCCCGCACCTGGACGCCTGGCCCAGCAACAGCCTGGAGCACGCTCGCCGGTGGGCCGCCGACATCGGCGGGTCGGCCTACGCGATCGACGAGCAGACGGCGATCAGAGTCGTCGACGGCGTCGTCGAGGTCGTCTCGGAGGGCCACTGGGAGCGGTTCGAGGGCGGCCGGCCCGTCGAGTGACGCGGCTGTGCCCACGATCGGACTGGAATCCGGGCACGGCCGCGGCACTCGGTGACTTCGACCACGCACACGGACGTGATCTCCTGGGCCGGGGCCCCTACGCCCTCGTCCTGCTCATCACCGCGGCCGGTCAGCGGCGTCGCCGCACCCGGGCCTCGTCCCAGACCGGTTCGTCCGCCTCGTAGACGGTCCCGTCCGCGCCGAAGACCAGGAAGCGGTCGAAGCCGCGGGCGAACCAGCGGTCGTGCGTCACCGCGAGCACGGTCCCCTCGAAGCCGGCCAGTCCCTCCTCCAGCGCCTCCGCCGAGTGCAGGTCGAGGTTGTCGGTCGGCTCGTCGAGCAGCAGCAGCGTGGCGCCGGAGAGCTCCAGCAGCAGGATCTGGAACCGGGCCTGCTGGCCGCCGGAGAGGCTCTCGAAGGTCTGCTCGGCCGCCCGTGCCAAGCCGTAGCGGTCGAGCACCCGGGCAGCCTCGTCGCGCGTGCGCCCGTGCCGGTGCTCGTCCCCGCGGTGCAGGATCTCGAGCAGGGTCCGGCCCGCCTCGACGGACCGCAGCCCCTCGTGGGTCTGCGCGAACCAGCCCGGCCGCACCCGGGAGCCCAGCCTGGCCACCCCGGTATGCCGTACCGGCGCCGGCTTCCCCGCCTCACCGCCGACCGGCTGGTGCTCGACGTCGGGGTCGGAGCCGCCGGCGGCCAGCAGCCGCAGGAAGTGCGACTTGCCGGAGCCGTTCGAGCCCAGGACGGCGACCCGCTCGCCGTACCAGACCTCCAGGTCGAACGGCCGCATGAGCGCCGTGTCGGCCCTGCCCGCCTCGGCCGCCCTGCCTGTGCCGCGCGGCGCATCGGTCGTCCCCGCATCACCTTCCCCGGGGGCCAGCAGCTCCAGGCGCTCGCAGACGACCGCACGCTTGGCGGTGCGCCCACCGGTCAGCCGCATCCGCACGTTCTGCTCGTGGGCGACCTTCTCCGGCGGGCCGGCCTCCTCGAAGCGGTGCAGCCGGGTCCGGGCCGCCTGGTAGCGCGCGGCCATGTCGGCGTTGTAGGCCGCCTTCTGCTTATACATGAGCATGAGCTTGCGCAGCTTGGCGTGCTCCTCGTCCCAGCGGCGCAGCGCCTCCTCCAGCTTGGCGTTGCGCTCCTCACGCGCCTGGTGCCAGGTCGCGAAGCTGGCCGGGTGGGTCCAGGCGGTGGCGCCGGCCGCGCCGGGCTCGAGGGTGACGATGCGGGTCGCCGCGGTGCTCAGCAGCTCCCGGTCGTGGCTGACCAGCAGCACGGTCTTCGAGGTCTCCCGCAGCGCGGACTCCAGCCACTGCTTGCCGGGGACGTCAAGGAAGTTGTCCGGCTCGTCCAGGAGCAGCACCTCCTCGGGCCCCCGGAGCAGGGCCTCCAGGACGAGGCGCTTCTGCTCCCCGCCGGACAGGGTGGTGACCTTGCGCCACTGCGCCTGCTCGAACGGCATACCCAGGGCGGCGGTCGTCACCTCGTCCCAGCGCGTCTCCTGCTCGTAGCCGCCGACGTCGCCCCAGTCGGCCAGGGCCTGGGCGTAGGCCATCTGGGCCGGTTCGTCGTCGACCTCCATGATCGCGAGCTCGGCGTCGTCCAGCGCACGGGCGGCCTGCGCGATCCGCTCCGGGGCCACCGAGACCAACAGGTCACGGGCGGTGGAGTCGTCGCGGACCGCACCGATGAACTGGCGCATCACCCCGAGCCCGCCGGTGCGGGTGATCGAGCCGCCGTGCGGCTGCAGGTCGCCGGCGATGATCCGCAGCAGCGTGGTCTTGCCGGTGCCGTTGGGTCCGACGAGCGCCACCACGGCGCCCTCCCCGACCCGGAAGCTCACCTCGTCCAGCAGCGGGCGCCCGTCGGGCAGGACGAAGGAGATCTGGCTGAGGTCGACGTGTCCCACGTGGTGCGAGCCTGCCAGTCCCGCAGGTCAGACGTCTACCGGTTTGCCGCCGGCTGGTCTTAGGCGGACGGCCCCTGGGCCTCGGGCTCGTCCTTGATGACCTGCTGCGACATGGCGTCCCGACCGCCGGAGCGACCCAGGAAACCGTCGGGGGTGATCGGCAGCGCCCGCTTGTGGGCGGTACGGCGGTACCAGCCGACGATCGTCGCCTCGTCCTCCTGCGAGACCTCCTTGCCCTCCAGGTAGTCGTCGATGGCGGCGTAGGTCACCCCGAGAGCCTCCTCGTCGGCCAGCATCGGGCGGTCGCTCTCCAGGTCCGCGGTCGGCACCTTGTTGACCAGGGAGTCCGGTGCCCCGAGCCAGCGGCAGATGTCCCGCACGCGGCGCTTGGGCAGGCCGAACAGCGGCACCAGGTCGGCGGCCCCGTCGCCGAACTTGGTGTAGAAGCCGACCATGGCCTCGGCGGCCTGGTCGGTCCCGAGCACGGCCATGCCCCGCACGCCGGCGACGGCGAACTGCGCCACCATCCGCTCGCGCGCCTTGACGTTGCCGCGGTGGTAGTGGGCGGTCTCCTGGTCGCCGCCGATGCCGGCCCGCTCCAGCTCCTCCCACAGGGCGTCGGTCGCGGGGCCGATGTCGACGGTGAGGATCTCGTCGGCGCCGATCCACTCCACCGCGGCCTTCGCGTCGGCCTCGTCCTTCTGCTCGCGGTACGGCAGCCGGATCCCGACGAACCGCGCCTCGCCACCGGCCTCGCGCACCCGCTCCACCGCGAGCTGGGCCAGCCGCCCGGCGGCCGTGGAGTCCACCCCGCCACTGATGCCCAGGACGTAGCCGCGCAGCCCGGTCTCCTGCAGGTAGCGGGCCAGGAAGTCGACCCGGCGCTCGGCCTCGCGGGCGGCGTCGAAGGACTCAGGGTCAGTCACTTCCAGGGCGGTCCGGATCTCCTGCTGCAGCTGCTGGTCGGTCATCCTTGGATGCTAGCCCGGGCCTCGCGACGCCGGCCCGACGGGACGGTCCCTGCGTGGTGGTCGTGCGGGTCGCCGCACCGGACCTGGTCCGGCGGCGCCGCCACAGCAGCAGCGGTATGCCGACCAGCGCGGCGACCGCGAGGAAGGGCAGGAGCGCCCCGGCCGCGGTCAGCAGCACGGTCACCGAGGAGACGAAGGCCTCCCAGCCCGCGCGCAGGCCGGCCATGAAGCCGGTCTCGTCCTCTACCGCGAGCGCCTGCAGGTCATCGCTCTCCTCGGCCAGGTGCAGCGTGATCGTGGAGCGGCTGACGTCGGCCTCCAGCACCTTCATCCGCGCCTTCAGCGCGTCCAGCTCGGCCTCACGCGAGGTCAGCTCGCGCTCCAGGGAGGCGATCGACTCCACCGACGGCGCGTCGGCGATGAGCTCGCGCAGCCGCTCGGCCCCAGCCTCCAGGGTCTCGACCCTGGCCTCCACGTCGCGGTACTCCGCAGTGACGTCCTCGGCGGTGCTGCGGCTGAAGGTCACGTCGCCGAGCTCGCCGAGGGTGGTGATGATGCCGTCCAGGTCAGAGGTCGGCACGCGGAGCACCAGCGACCCGTGTCCCGGTCGGTCCTCGGTGCGGGGGACGACCTCCTCGGACTGCACCCAGCCACCGGCACCCGACACGGTGGCGCGGGCCTGGGTCGCCGCGGCGGCGACGTCCGCCACGAGAACCTTCAGCTCGACGCGGCGCACCATCATCGGCGCATCCTCGGCCGTCACCGCACCGGGCGCGGCGGCCGGGCCACCGGAGACGGTGCCCCCTTCGGCCGCGACCTCGTCCGCCGCGGCGGCGTCGGCTGCGGCGTCGTCGTCCATGTCCATCTCGCCGTCGGACTGCCCCTCGGCCGGCGCAGGGGCGTCCAGGGCGCTGTCGCTGTCCGCGCCGCCCCGGCTGGACACGCCGTCGTCGCCCGAGCTGGCCGAGCACCCCGCCAGCACCAACAGCAGCGCCAACACTGCCGCGATCCACTTCGTCCTCATCGTGCACTCCTCGGTCGGGCGCCGACCGACCCGGCGCGTGTGGGTGCGACCATGTGGGCCGCTGTGGGGTTCCGGGCCGGAGGTCACGAAGTGGTGACGATGCGGCATGAGATTCTGGGGGTATGCCCTCATACCTCGTCGTCGGCGGCGGGATCAGTGGTCTCGCCGCGGCCGTCGCACTTCTCGATGCCGACCCCGAGGCCCAGGTCACGGTGCTGGAGGGCAGCGACCGGGTCGGGGGCAAGCTGCGGGGGGAGGAGGTCGCCGGCCGGAGGGTCGACGTCGGGGCGGAGGCGGTCCTGGCGCGCAGGCCAGAGGCACTGGAGCTGATCGAGCGCGCCGGGCTCAGCGACGAGGTCGTGCACCCGACCGGGGCGTCGGCGCAGGTCTGGAGCCGAGGACGCCTGCACCCGATGCCGCGCCGCACCATGATGGGCGTGCCCGCGGACCCGGGATCGCTGCGCGGGCTGCTCACCGACGACGAGGTGGACCGCGCGCTGGCCGAGGTCGCGAGCCGCACGGATCTCGACGACATCTCGGTCGGCGACCTGGTCGCCGACCGGCTGGGCCCGGCGGTGCTGGACCGCCTGGTCGAGCCGTTGCTGGGCGGGGTCTATGCCG containing:
- a CDS encoding phosphatidate cytidylyltransferase, with amino-acid sequence MSGPAHWWDQLLHHDRVLTLPVELPWFGEVTGRGVFNLYVTLVVLAVGGLAVAVLRQPELRTRWTTWVLIAPVVGIPIWLGRGSTALLAVVLAVLAVVEFARLVALPKPETWLLLVLAVLYPVAAWQWPDLLFLAPAIALGCALPAILRGDTTLGVERAAFTAFASIWLCWSLAHLVVLWEDAFVVVFAAAAADVAAYVGGKSLRRFRWAARPLSPLSPNKTVGGLVGAVLGAVLILLVLGELGVGMVVAVAVGGVLGDLLESMMKRRAGVKDAGAWLPGFGGLLDRVDSLLVVLPLAAVLG
- a CDS encoding lysophospholipid acyltransferase family protein, translating into MTRGIWAARARHVLWRALSTLVGGVRIGGSVAPGPKVLVANHTSHADTAALLAALPPSCRPRFVAAQDYWFDRPWRRAVVTTLVGALPVARTGSGYDALRDAARPVLADGGSVVIYPEGTRSAPGTPVGEFRSGALRLAADLGVPLVPVGISGTGRVLPKHGRLRPEGVVLRFGEPLPATQCRDTSPEVVRAAVQALRDDSEAVPRPDSRLYTWLERRSDAQLMGAGFLWGAAEALTWPVMAEVYVVAVGAAQPARAGRVAASVAAGSVAGVVGHTLLARRGVRLPAPLTRPRMHRRARADLRRCGPAGIWRQLFNGVPVKVYAAAAGELGTPLVPFALHTAGARPARMAMAAAVVVVAGRWAHPLMRRRYPEFLIVGSAFFAEGLHQVIRRWR
- a CDS encoding spermidine synthase yields the protein MSIVWDERGGATVMRDGHAQSYVDPDDPLLLVFEYVEQIGLVLQALRPDPAPLATTHVGGGGLTLARWIHRVHPGSPQIVLEPDVALTELVRRELPLPRGHRIRVRPVSGEEGITTLREGSAEVVVQDAYAEGQVPARLTGTWWAGQVARILAPGGLLVVNAADEPGLRWLARFTATLRTALPHVGLLVLREVAKGRRYGNVVVVASDRPLDDVSLTRVAARATFPTTWRTSADTARTEAGVQPFGPDGQPSPPPPDSGVLRLR
- a CDS encoding helix-turn-helix domain-containing protein; translated protein: MTESYLSRIGALIRDARRHKNLTQAELAELLGTSQSAVARFEQGKQNLSLEMIARIGEKLDSEIVQVSSGVPQNLRITGGVKLSGEIDVRTSKNAAVALLCASMINKGRTTLRNLARIEEVNRITEVLTSIGFKIRWLPDSSDLEIVPPEKIDLAAMDETAARRTRTIIMFLGPLLHEFDTFELPYAGGCDLGTRTVEPHMTALRQFGLEVTATTGSYHATVDTTVWPTRAIVLTERGDTVTENVLLAAARYRGTTVIRNASSNYMVQDLCVFLRELGVQIEGLGTTTLTVTGVEHIEQDIEYAPSEDPIEAMSLLAAAVVTGSEITIRRVPIEFMEIELAVLDTMGMEYDLTEEYRSANDHTRLVDLTTRPGPLKAPMDKIHPLPFPGLNIDNLPFFAIIAACAQGSTLIHDWVYENRAIYLTELTTLGAKVHLMDPHRVMIEGPTRWRAGEIMCPPALRPGVVILLAMLAAPGVSVLRNVYVINRGYEDLAVRLNALGAQIQTFRDI
- a CDS encoding HRDC domain-containing protein — encoded protein: MAVDPALDADPSSDFEPLDVPAEGVPRVVDTEAALQEALGALRSGAGSVAVDAERASGYRYGQRAYLVQLRREGAGTLLIDPVAFEDLTAVGDALEGTEWVLHAATQDIPCLAEVGMRPTQLFDTELGGRLAGLPRVGLSAVLEYYLGVTLAKEHSAVDWSTRPLPEPWLRYAALDVELLVDLRDRMERDLAEQGKLEWARQEFDALTRFTGPPGPDDPDAWRRTSGMHRLRKPRALAALRELWQVRDAIARERDVSPGRVLPDSTLVDLALRQPVHATDLAPERAERSHSRQRRAEQGLLRHQRAWLGAIRAAQELTEEELPEPTKRGEGPPPPRAWADRDPEAAARLTQVRAGLVELSEQVDIPVENLMQPDTVRRLLWRPPAQRDAEGLDAAAAEQGARPWQRELVVPLLVSAVERHP
- a CDS encoding DUF3000 domain-containing protein, with the protein product MVSRISDARPRQRSAGTPVAPEDTLFTRALAGIREAQVRPELVLEEVPAPSRLAPHAVALSGEVIPSHLTDDDDAAATGRFVLLHDPEGPEPWEGTWRAVTYAKAQMEPEVGHDPLAGQAGWSWLIDALDEAGLAYTAPAGTVTCVTSESFGALADREPSVELEIRASWTPVLTPDREPAELAATLGAWGDLLCTLAGLPPLPEGVVALSGTRR
- a CDS encoding GNAT family N-acetyltransferase, whose protein sequence is MSPSSASDDSSAAPVPVAAARARIVGALPRHTSRLVLRELTLADIEAVHAYRSLPEVTRYLGHPPLDPDGTRDLVHRWLGDPAALSVALELGGEVIGDMRLWFRRSSAMSPAVTEEVDAGLGYALHPDHQRRGLATEAVGEVVQLVLDAGGVRRITARVFAAARPSSALLRRLGFHLDGVDRAAVLAPEGGAWWDDECWSLLQSDG